The proteins below are encoded in one region of Ephemeroptericola cinctiostellae:
- a CDS encoding XRE family transcriptional regulator, protein MNNTLEPEFKDRLATLLEEKNGGNQSALARAVTVSPQAVQSWLAGRTKPRDKQVDALAAYFDTTPAYLLYGQKPDQIEALQHSDEYYGVSRSLEEAENTIIKLIGQAIGSMSIKAFCEKIGLPEIAEQIENGEEDMSYFYHSPSQDLKDRIVAKLGLPENYWGDGLGMKTSNVESIRAIRTFEHYSELPDNEFVNIPVLDAKLSAGHGRDNPVIDFKRPLPFQTESIKANKIAPENALAMKVIGRSMEPILHDGDTVLIDQGDRAPTLHGGVFALTLEGEWMVKRVFKTLGGGVRIASDNPAEGLAIELTEEKAQNAELKIIGRVRYRSGFGCDF, encoded by the coding sequence ATGAACAACACACTCGAACCAGAATTTAAAGATCGCCTCGCCACCCTCCTTGAAGAAAAAAATGGTGGAAACCAATCCGCACTCGCGAGGGCTGTAACCGTCTCACCCCAAGCCGTGCAATCATGGCTTGCAGGCAGGACAAAGCCGCGCGACAAACAAGTTGACGCGCTTGCCGCATACTTTGATACGACCCCAGCCTACCTTCTTTATGGCCAAAAACCAGATCAAATCGAAGCATTGCAGCACTCTGACGAATACTACGGAGTGAGCCGCTCACTGGAAGAGGCAGAAAACACCATAATTAAATTAATCGGCCAAGCAATCGGAAGCATGAGCATCAAAGCGTTCTGCGAAAAAATCGGGCTGCCCGAAATCGCTGAGCAAATTGAAAACGGCGAAGAAGACATGAGTTATTTTTATCACTCCCCCAGCCAAGATTTAAAAGACCGCATCGTTGCCAAACTTGGGCTACCCGAAAATTACTGGGGAGACGGCCTCGGCATGAAGACAAGCAATGTCGAATCTATCCGCGCGATTCGCACATTTGAGCATTACAGTGAGCTGCCGGACAACGAGTTTGTAAATATCCCCGTCCTTGACGCAAAACTATCCGCAGGACATGGACGAGATAATCCCGTGATCGACTTTAAACGCCCCCTACCATTCCAAACCGAGTCAATCAAAGCGAATAAAATAGCCCCTGAAAACGCACTAGCAATGAAAGTCATCGGCCGAAGCATGGAGCCTATCCTGCACGACGGAGACACCGTATTAATCGATCAAGGAGACCGCGCACCAACGCTGCATGGCGGCGTTTTTGCCCTGACACTCGAAGGCGAATGGATGGTTAAGCGCGTCTTTAAAACCCTTGGCGGCGGGGTACGCATCGCTAGCGACAACCCAGCCGAAGGGCTGGCAATTGAACTGACAGAAGAAAAAGCGCAAAATGCCGAACTGAAAATAATCGGCAGAGTTCGTTACAGAAGCGGGTTTGGTTGTGATTTTTAA
- a CDS encoding thermonuclease family protein, with translation MYDQIANVQKKIRISAIDSPEKKQAFGQDAKKTLSDLCFDKTVEIKYIDTDRYGRTVADVACGGIDAGAYMVGKGMAWVYDKYSSGHEFLYPIQQQAKAATLGLWGYRPDLPAVAPWEWRKLKNKQTTPITE, from the coding sequence GTGTACGATCAAATTGCGAATGTCCAAAAAAAAATACGAATCAGCGCGATCGATTCACCTGAGAAAAAACAGGCGTTTGGTCAAGATGCAAAAAAAACACTATCTGATCTGTGCTTTGACAAGACCGTCGAAATAAAATACATAGACACCGATCGATACGGGCGCACCGTTGCAGATGTCGCGTGTGGCGGCATTGACGCGGGCGCGTATATGGTCGGTAAAGGCATGGCGTGGGTGTATGACAAATACAGCTCAGGACATGAGTTTTTATACCCGATTCAACAGCAGGCGAAGGCAGCCACTTTGGGGCTCTGGGGATATCGGCCTGATTTACCAGCTGTCGCACCATGGGAATGGCGGAAGCTAAAAAATAAACAAACCACGCCCATCACAGAGTGA